A window from Candidatus Neomarinimicrobiota bacterium encodes these proteins:
- the msrA gene encoding peptide-methionine (S)-S-oxide reductase MsrA → MNTESNSEAVATLGGGCFWCLEPVFQELEGVGDVVVGYAGGSVEEPTYQQVCTGNTGHAEVVNIPYDPSEISYRELLEIFFNIHNPTTKNRQGADVGTQYRSIILYHTEKQKATAESIIEEIESEGIWNDPVVTEVEEFEAFYRAEDYHQEYYEKNPNAGYCQVVIAPKMSKFRKQFKSKLE, encoded by the coding sequence ATGAATACTGAGTCAAATTCGGAAGCAGTTGCAACACTGGGCGGGGGATGTTTTTGGTGTCTGGAACCGGTTTTCCAGGAATTGGAAGGTGTTGGAGATGTCGTTGTTGGCTATGCCGGCGGTTCCGTTGAAGAGCCAACCTACCAGCAAGTCTGCACTGGAAATACCGGCCACGCCGAGGTTGTGAATATTCCGTATGATCCCTCGGAAATTTCGTACCGGGAACTATTAGAGATCTTTTTCAATATTCACAACCCGACCACGAAAAACCGTCAGGGTGCTGACGTGGGAACACAATATCGCTCGATTATACTATACCATACCGAAAAGCAGAAAGCGACGGCGGAATCGATTATTGAGGAAATCGAGTCGGAGGGCATCTGGAACGATCCCGTTGTGACGGAAGTCGAGGAATTTGAGGCATTTTATCGTGCGGAAGATTATCACCAGGAGTATTACGAGAAAAATCCGAATGCCGGATATTGCCAGGTTGTTATTGCGCCTAAAATGTCGAAATTCCGGAAACAGTTTAAATCAAAACTGGAATAG